The DNA window CTGAAGGTGATGCTGAAGGCATCGTTGTAGCGGCTTCCAGTCGATGCGACCTCAGTTGCACCACAGTCCGCCATAGCTTCCCTGAAGGCTTCATGCTTGCGGATCGTTCTGTTGAAGTTGGCTCTGTTGGTGATACCCAGTTGCGCCATCATGTCTTTGAACATCAGGGATGGGGGAAAATGCGGTCGCGAGGCTAATAGGTAGACCGCTCAGACATGCGACCCCTGAAACATCCCGGGCTTGCTGATGGGGCAGAGGGGGGAGGCCCCATGAGGTATCCCTTACGGGTCCCCTGTTCAGCAAGTGGCCATTACGGGTCCCCCTATGGGAAGTGGCTGCCGATCTTCAACCCCAGCTTTGCGGTCGTAGTAGACCCCTGTGAAGGGATTGTTCAGACTGATCCCTGTCTCGGAAGCCGCGAAGTTGGTGACCGACCGGACGGTGCCAAATATGCGAGTGATACTACTCCCTGTAAGACCTCTGGCAAGAAGCGCATCTCTGAAGGCATTGGCATCAGTCTTGGTGTATTCGGTCAGGCCTTTGTCTCCGCAAGCGTCGATGACATAGCCACATGAGCGTTCTGCTGCCCTATGGAAGGTCGCAGGTCGTCCCAGACCCTTGAGGCGCAGATAGATAGCTACGGCTTCCGTAAGCGTTACTGTGCTTGCTGCCCCGCCATCTGAAGCAATGTGCGCATTGTCTGCTTGTCGACCAAGACCCATGCGAAGGAGATGCTTTCCCGGGACGTCCACATCCTGAATGCGAAGGTGGTACCAATGCTCATCAAGCTGTTGGGCTGCTCTTAATGCTCGTGATCTTGCCACGACCTTTGATCGCGTCCTGAGCGAAAAGGATATTTTCTTGCTCGTATAGTGTCGTCTCAGGTCGCTTGGGACCCTGCGTGTGAAGTAGAAAAACCCTCGTTTTACAAATGTGAAAGGGCACGAATTGTTCTCCAGCATGTACTACCGCTCCAGTCAGCTCCAGTTAAAGCTGAAGGGAAACAGATGTTTACCTGTAGGGATGGTGCCCGGGGGCGGAATCGAACCACCGACACGAGGATTTTCAATCCACTGCTCTACCCCTGAGCTACCCGGGCACGGGAACCACTTGCATGGCTGGGTGAGCGCGGTTCTATGGGGTTGACGGCCTGCTGTCCAGTGCCTTTTTCGCGCCCCGCAATGCTCTGTTCCGCACCACCCGCCGCAGACCACAGAGGTCGTCAGGTGGCAGCTTTCAGAGGCCGGCGACAACGATGATAATTTGGGCAATCCCCCGTGCAAACGCAGCCCGGGCAAATGAAATCCGTCAGGTGGTTGTAGCCGGGCAAGGGTCCGGTATGCTCGCGCTATGGCAGATACAAAAAAGCACTACGATGAAATGTTCCGCGCGGACGGGACAACGCACCCTCCCTATCAGGACTATGAGCAATGGTTCAGCGGCCAGGATGCGGCGCGCCTCGAGGCGAAATCCGAAGAGGCGGAAGCCTTTTTCCGGCGCACAGGCATCACGTTTAACGTCTATGGCGACGCCGAAGCACAGGAGCGGCTGATCCCGTTTGATCTGGTGCCGCGCATCCTGTCGAACCGTGAATGGACAAGGCTGTCAAAAGGGATCGACCAGCGGGTGCGCGCCATCAACGCATTTATCCTCGACATCTATAACCGGCAGGAAATCCTGCGCGCAGGGCGGATCCCGATAGAGCTGATCGCCAACAACGAGGCCTTCCTGCCGCAGATGATGGGCTTTTCCCCGCCCGGCAATGTCTACACCAATATCGTGGGCACCGACATCGTGCGCACCGGTGAGGACGATTTCTTTGTGCTGGAAGACAATGCGCGAACACCCTCAGGCGTCTCCTACATGCTGGAGAACCGCGAGACGATGCTGCAGATGTTTCCCGAGCTTTTCTCCAGAATTAAAGTGCAGCCGGTCAGCGATTACCCCAAAAACCTCCGGGCATCACTGGCAGCCTGCGCGCCGCCGGCCTGCACCGGCAAACCGACGGTGGCCGTGCTCACGCCTGGCATTCACAATTCAGCCTATTTCGAACATTCCTTTCTCGCCGATCAGATGGGTGCGGAGCTGGTGGAAGGGCATGACCTGAGGGTCGTGGACGGGCGCATCGCGATGCGGACCACGCGGGGCTATAAGGTGATCGACGTACTCTACCGGCGGATTGATGACAACTTTCTCGACCCGCTGAGCTTTAACCCGACGAGTCTTCTGGGCGTGCCGGGTATAATGGATGTATACCGCGCGGGCGGTATTACCATCGCAAACGCCCCGGGGGCGGGCATCGCAGACGACAAGGCAATTTATTCCTACATGCCTGAGATCGTTGAGTTTTATACTGGTGAAAAGGCCCTGCTGCGCAACGTAGAAACCTATCGCTGTGCAGAGCCGGAAATGCTGAAATACGTGCTCGATAATCTCAAGGACCTGGTGGTCAAAGAGGTGCATGGCTCGGGTGGCTACGGCATGCTCGTCGGCCCGGCAGCCAGCAAAAAGGAACTTGAAGCCTTCCGCGAAAAGCTGATCGCACGACCGGGCGCCTATATCGCGCAGCCGACGCTGTCGCTCTCAACGGTGCCCATCTTTGTGGATCAGGGGCTGGCGCCACGGCACGTGGACCTGCGCCCCTATGTGCTGGTAAGCCCGAAGGGTGTGGACATCACACCGGGCGGGCTGACACGCGTGGCACTGACCGAAGGATCGCTCGTGGTAAACTCAAGCCAGGGCGGCGGTACAAAAGATACATGGGTTCTGGAGGACTGATATGCTCGGCAAAACAGCAGGCGGCCTCTACTGGATGTTCCGGTTCCTGGAACGCAGTGAAAACACCGCGCGCCTTCTCGAGGCGGGGTTCCGGATGGCGCTCACACGATCGAAAGATACCGAAAGCGAATGGAAATCCGTGGTTGCCACCTCGGGCGCCCAGGCCGGATACAGCAAAAAATACGACAGCTTCACCGACCTGCAGGTCATCGACTATCTGCTGCGTGATGAGGATAACCCCTCAAGCGTGATTTCGGTGACAGGTGCGGCGCGCGACAATGCGCGTCTGGTGCGTACGGCCCTGACCACCGAGGTCTGGGAGGCGGTTAACGATAACTGGATGACGCTGCGCGATCACCTGTCAGAGCCGGTGACACCGATCGACCTGCCCGCGACGCTGGCGCTGATCCGTAAACAGAGTGCCCTGGTGCGCGGGGCGCTCTACGGCACCATGCTGCGCAATGATATCTATGATTTCGCGCGCATCGGCACATTCATCGAACGCGCCGACAACACCGCACGGATCATCGACGTTAAATACTACACGCTGCTGCCGTCTGCCTCGTCGGTGGGTTCCTCGCTGGACAACGTGCAGTGGGAGATGATCCTGCGGTCGGTCTCGGCGCACAGGTGTTTCCGCTGGCTCGACGAACAGGAGATGACCGCCACGGCGATTGCCGAATTCCTGCTCTTTGACAAACGTCTGCCCCGGTCTCTGGCCTTCTGCGTGAAACAGACCACAGAGAACCTCGCCTATCTGGCGGATGAATACGACATGCGTCACCGGAGCCATGACATGGCCGACAGAATGCGGCGCCGGCTGAAGTCCGGCACCATCAACGAGGTGTTCGATACCGGCCTGCACGAATACATCAGCGGATTCATCCGCGACAACAACACCCTCGCAGCGCAGATCGAAGAAGACTACAGGTTCATTGGCTGAAGGAAATTTACCATGCTGCTGACTGTCAGCCATTCGACACATTACACTTATGACCAGCCTGTGGATTACGGGTTGCAGCAGGTCCGCCTGACCCCGCGCAACTGGGACATGCAGGAGGTACTGAGCTGGGATCTCACGATTGAAGGCGGAGACATCGAGACGTCCTACCTTGATCACAACGGCACAACCGTGCACCTTGTGTCCGCCGGGCGCGGGTCGGAGGCGGTTACCATCACAGCCTCAGGTGAAGTGCAGACCATCAATACTGCCGGGGTACTCGGGCCGGTCTATGGCCCCGCGCCGCTGTGGTATTTCTGTACGCAGACTGAACTGACAACTCCCGGCGAGGGCATCACCGCCCTTGCCCACGGGCTCAGAGATGCCTCAGACAAACTGAGTGCGCTACATGCGCTTTCGGGTTCGATCATCGTCGCGGCACCCTACCAGACAGGCGAAACCTGGTCCACGACCACCGCCGAACAGGCTCTGACCGGTGGTGGCGGCGTGTGTCAGGACCACGCGCAGATCTTTGTCTCGGCTGCACGGGCCGCCGGCATTCCTGCGCGTTATGTGAGCGGGTATCTGATGATGGACGACCGGATTGATCAGGATGCCAGCCACGCCTGGGCCGAGGCCCATGTCGAGGGGCTGGGCTGGGTCGGTTTTGATGTGTCAAACTGTATCAGCCCGGATGAGCGCTACATCCGGCTGGGATCAGGTCTGGATTACCGCGATGCGGCCCCGGTCTCGGGTGTCAGACTGGGCGATGCAAAGGAATCGATGATTGTATCACTGCAGGTACAGCAGTAAGGCATATGCTGCAGTGCAGCCTTCTTACCGGATGATTCCATGACATATTGCGTCGGCCTTCTTCTCGACAACGGGCTGGTTTTCATGTCCGACACCCGCACAAATGCGGGCTTCGACAACTTTTCGCGAACCCGCAAAATGTTCAGCTGGGACGTTCCCGGTGAACGCCACATCACGCTGATGACTGCTGGCAACCTCGCGACGACCCAGGCGCTCGTGAGCCTGATTGAGGAACGTGTCAAAGCCGCCGACGACCGCGATCCGTCGATCCTGCGGGCGCCGTCGATGTTCCAGATCGCCAGGCTTGTCGGCTCCACTCTGAAAGAGGTCATCGCCGACAGCGCGCCCATCGGCCCGCGCGGCGATGCCTCGTCTTTTCAGGCAACTGTCATTGTCGGAGGTCAGGTCAAAGGCAGCCCGCCGACGATGTTCATGATCTATCCGGAAGGCAACTTCATCGAAGTCACGGCCGAGACGCCGTTTTTTCAGATCGGTGAAACCAAATACGGCCGGCCCATTCTGGTGCGCGCCTATGACAGCCACATGAGTTTCGGGGATGCGGTCAAGCTGTTGCTGGTGTCTTTTGACTCGACCACCGCCTCGAACCTGTCGGTGGGTCCGCCCTTTGATCTGATGGTCTATAAAAACGATACCTTCATGCCCGAAGTCGAGCTGCGCATTGAAGAGGACGACCCCGTCTATGAGAGCATCTCAAACGGCTGGGGAAATGCGCTGCGCACCGCGTTTGAGCAGCTGCCAACCTATGATCTGAAGGCCTGAGGCCTAGTGCGGCCTGTCCGCACCGGGCTCTTTGCGCGCAGCCTCGTCAAGTGCCTGTTCAAGGTCATCGAAATCGTCCGGATCACCTGACGGCACGGCATAGCTGCCGTTGAACCAGCGCGCGAGATCCAGATCCGCACAACGTTTCGAGCAGAAGGGGCGCGTTTCTTTCACGGTCGGTTTGCTGCAGATCGGACAGCTCATGCGATCATCTCGCTCAGGGGCAGTCTGGCGCGTTTGCGCTGAAGTTCGTAGTGTCCCAGAGGTGTCCAGCCAACCAGCGCGGTCTCAACCGTATCGCTGCGGAACGCCTGACGCAATGCGCTCTCAAAGCTGCGCCGGTCCTTTTTAGGCATCGGTGCAAGGTCCAGCACAACCTGTCCGCCGAGCCCGCGCAGTCTCAGCGCCCGTGGCAGAGCACGCGCGCAGGCCAGATTGGCCTTGAGACCGGCGGCAAGCGAAGCGTCATTGCCCGTGTTAACATCCACAGCGACCAGCGCGCGTGTCGGTTCGACATACATCGATGCGCCGGCTTCGAGAGGCTCGCGGGGGCCGCGCAGCGCATCGATTGCCTCGGCGACGCCCTGCACTTCAAAGCCACCGGGGTCGGTTGATACGTCGGCCGGATCAACCCATTCCCGCCAGGCCAGTGCATGCGGTCCGTCGCCTTCCGCCAGGGTCTCCATGCCGGTGCCACCGTCTTCTGCCACTCTGCGGGCAAGCGTTGCCATAGCCTCAATATCAGCGGCGATCTCATCTTCATCGACCCCTTCACAGGAGGAGCGCAGAATCAACCCGGTTGCGGTACCACCAAGTGTGTCATGGGCAATTTCCAGCAGCCGGTCGCGCTCGGCTTCATCCCGGATCGACCGGCTGATGTTAAGACCGGGTGCATCGGGCGTGATAATCGCATAGCGGCTTTTGAACAGCAGCTTCTGCGTCACCGGCAACGCTTTGCCAGGCTCCGCATAGCCGGAGACCTGCACAAGCAGCGACTGACCCGGCGCAAGCCCTCTGACCTGGCGCAGAAACGCCGGCCCGTCGGGTGTTTTCAGAAACATGCCGCCCTGCCCTTTAACGGGCCGGTCAGCGACAGCGCGATAGACCGTACCTGTGCGCGGCAGATCGGAATCGATCAGCAGATCATCCAGTTTACCATCGATCATCAGGGCTGCGGCCTCGCGGCCCTGCCAGTGATCCAGAATGATGCTGCGACCCTTCATGCCAGCCCTTTCAGTCCTGCCGCGCGCAGCAGATTTGCAGTTTCCGCCAGCGGCAGTCCGACGATGCCGGTAAATGACCCGCTGATCCACGGGATCAGCATCCCCGCGGGGCCCTGAATGCCGTATCCACCGGCCTTGCCCTGCCAGTCGTTGCTGGAGATATAGGACCGGATTTCCGGCTCGGAGAGCGTTTTCATACGCACTGTGCTGACCACGTCTTTTTCGCGGATCATCTCGCCGCAGCGCACCGCGACCGCTGTGATGACCCGGTGCCTGCGTCCCGAAAGCGCGCGCAGAAAGGCTTCGGCCTCCGTCGCATCCGCCGGTTTTCCCAGAATGCGACGCCCCAGCGCAACGGTTGTATCCGCACAAAGCACAATGTCATCCGGACCGGAGGGCACGGCTGCCGCTTTTTCGCGCGCCATACGGGCACAATAGGGTCTCGGCAGTTCTCGCGGATGTGGCTCTTCATCTATGTCCGGTGCACGGATTTCATCCGGCGCAACGCCGATCTGCGCCAGCAATTCCTTGCGGCGCGGTGATCCGGAACCGAGAATAAACAAGGGTTACTTGAAGCGGTAGTTGATCCGACCCTTCGTCAGATCATAGGGGGTCATCTCGACCTGTACCTTGTCGCCGGCGAGAACTCGGATGCGGTTTTTGCGCATTTTACCTGCCGTATGTGCGATAATTTCATGGCCGTTTTCAAGCTCGACCCTGAATGTCGCATTCGGCAGGAGTTCCTTGACGACACCGGGAAATTCGAGCGTATCTTCCTTGGCCATGGTTTCTCCTGATTTGCACGTCCGCCTTGCTGCGGACGCCGCTTAGATGCGCCTGTTTGCAGGGTTTTTCAAGGGGCATTCAGCGCAGGGAGACTTTTTGCGGCGGACCGTCCCTGCCCGGCTGTTCCGTCCAGTGGGTCCGGTTTAGCACAACCCCATCTGCCCGGACATGGGCGATTTTTTCAGGCTCGACGTCGGCATAGGTCCAGCCGGGGCGACCGATCTCTCCCACGGCAAGCACACCGTTTGCGGGAAATCCTGTATCCGGTGGTCCGAAAATGCCGCCCGCACCGGTTGTGGTGTCGACCGCATCCGACCAGGGCGCCTCGCCCACCAGCGACGACATGACCGTGACGCACTGGTTTTCCAGCGCCCGCGCCATCGCACCGATGCGAACGCGCCAGTAGCCGGTCAGCGCCTCGGTACAGGAAGGCACAAGGATAAGATCGCAGTCCGTCAGCGCACGCCCCAGAAGTGGGAATTCGCAGTCATAACAAATCAGTACGCCGATTTTCCCCAGTGCTGTTTCAAAGATCTGCAACGGGCCGCCGCCGGTTACATTCCACGGGTCACGCTCAAAGCGCGTCATTATCTGTTTGTCCTGCACTCCGATGCCGCCGCCGGGCGAAAAGAACCGTGCGCGGTTGACGGGCCGGGTCGGTGTCGCGGCCGGGCCGGAAGCCGCGAGGATATACACCCCGTGCTCTGCGGCCAGTTTTGCGTGCAGAGCATCCGCATCGGCCAGCCGGTCCGAGACGGCAAAGAGCGAGGCTTCAAGATCGCCGGCCACGTCCCTGCCCGCCAGGGTCGCAAGTTCCATTGCGCCGTATTCGGGGAAAACCAGCAGCTGCGCGGATTGCGCAACTGCCTCAGCGACCCACGCGGAAATTTTGTCTTCGTACTGCGCCCGGGATGTCAGAAAATCGAGGGGGTAGGCGGCGGCTGCGATTTTCATGGTGTGATTCCTGTATCCCGGTCAGCCGCATCGTTGGAGAAAAACTCTACGCCTGCAAGGCGATTCACCCGGATGCAGGCAGCGCGTGCTTGACCTTGAGGGCGCGGAGTTGCAGGACAGGTCGCAGGCGCCGGAGGACAGTGATGAGCACCAAGGGGATTACAATTCGCGGCCTTGAGGTATTTGAGGCGCTCGCCGCCTCGGGATCCGTGGCCCGTGCCGCAGAGCGCACGGGGCTGAGCCAGCCTTCGGTAAGCCAGCAGCTGCGCAATCTTGAGACAGCGCTGGATGTGGAACTGGTCGATCACAGCAGACGGCCGATGCAGCTCACCCCTGCGGGGAAGCTCTTCCGGGCGCGGGTGGAAAATGCGCTCTCGGAAATACGTGCCGCCCGGAGCGAACTTACGGTGATGGATCTGGCACATGTCACCTCGCTCAGCATTGGTATCATCGACGACTTTGATGACAACATAACGCC is part of the Roseobacter ponti genome and encodes:
- a CDS encoding DUF6538 domain-containing protein; this translates as MLENNSCPFTFVKRGFFYFTRRVPSDLRRHYTSKKISFSLRTRSKVVARSRALRAAQQLDEHWYHLRIQDVDVPGKHLLRMGLGRQADNAHIASDGGAASTVTLTEAVAIYLRLKGLGRPATFHRAAERSCGYVIDACGDKGLTEYTKTDANAFRDALLARGLTGSSITRIFGTVRSVTNFAASETGISLNNPFTGVYYDRKAGVEDRQPLPIGGPVMATC
- a CDS encoding circularly permuted type 2 ATP-grasp protein, whose protein sequence is MADTKKHYDEMFRADGTTHPPYQDYEQWFSGQDAARLEAKSEEAEAFFRRTGITFNVYGDAEAQERLIPFDLVPRILSNREWTRLSKGIDQRVRAINAFILDIYNRQEILRAGRIPIELIANNEAFLPQMMGFSPPGNVYTNIVGTDIVRTGEDDFFVLEDNARTPSGVSYMLENRETMLQMFPELFSRIKVQPVSDYPKNLRASLAACAPPACTGKPTVAVLTPGIHNSAYFEHSFLADQMGAELVEGHDLRVVDGRIAMRTTRGYKVIDVLYRRIDDNFLDPLSFNPTSLLGVPGIMDVYRAGGITIANAPGAGIADDKAIYSYMPEIVEFYTGEKALLRNVETYRCAEPEMLKYVLDNLKDLVVKEVHGSGGYGMLVGPAASKKELEAFREKLIARPGAYIAQPTLSLSTVPIFVDQGLAPRHVDLRPYVLVSPKGVDITPGGLTRVALTEGSLVVNSSQGGGTKDTWVLED
- a CDS encoding alpha-E domain-containing protein — its product is MLGKTAGGLYWMFRFLERSENTARLLEAGFRMALTRSKDTESEWKSVVATSGAQAGYSKKYDSFTDLQVIDYLLRDEDNPSSVISVTGAARDNARLVRTALTTEVWEAVNDNWMTLRDHLSEPVTPIDLPATLALIRKQSALVRGALYGTMLRNDIYDFARIGTFIERADNTARIIDVKYYTLLPSASSVGSSLDNVQWEMILRSVSAHRCFRWLDEQEMTATAIAEFLLFDKRLPRSLAFCVKQTTENLAYLADEYDMRHRSHDMADRMRRRLKSGTINEVFDTGLHEYISGFIRDNNTLAAQIEEDYRFIG
- a CDS encoding transglutaminase family protein translates to MLLTVSHSTHYTYDQPVDYGLQQVRLTPRNWDMQEVLSWDLTIEGGDIETSYLDHNGTTVHLVSAGRGSEAVTITASGEVQTINTAGVLGPVYGPAPLWYFCTQTELTTPGEGITALAHGLRDASDKLSALHALSGSIIVAAPYQTGETWSTTTAEQALTGGGGVCQDHAQIFVSAARAAGIPARYVSGYLMMDDRIDQDASHAWAEAHVEGLGWVGFDVSNCISPDERYIRLGSGLDYRDAAPVSGVRLGDAKESMIVSLQVQQ
- a CDS encoding peptidase; this encodes MTYCVGLLLDNGLVFMSDTRTNAGFDNFSRTRKMFSWDVPGERHITLMTAGNLATTQALVSLIEERVKAADDRDPSILRAPSMFQIARLVGSTLKEVIADSAPIGPRGDASSFQATVIVGGQVKGSPPTMFMIYPEGNFIEVTAETPFFQIGETKYGRPILVRAYDSHMSFGDAVKLLLVSFDSTTASNLSVGPPFDLMVYKNDTFMPEVELRIEEDDPVYESISNGWGNALRTAFEQLPTYDLKA
- a CDS encoding DNA gyrase inhibitor YacG — protein: MSCPICSKPTVKETRPFCSKRCADLDLARWFNGSYAVPSGDPDDFDDLEQALDEAARKEPGADRPH
- a CDS encoding ribonuclease E/G; translation: MKGRSIILDHWQGREAAALMIDGKLDDLLIDSDLPRTGTVYRAVADRPVKGQGGMFLKTPDGPAFLRQVRGLAPGQSLLVQVSGYAEPGKALPVTQKLLFKSRYAIITPDAPGLNISRSIRDEAERDRLLEIAHDTLGGTATGLILRSSCEGVDEDEIAADIEAMATLARRVAEDGGTGMETLAEGDGPHALAWREWVDPADVSTDPGGFEVQGVAEAIDALRGPREPLEAGASMYVEPTRALVAVDVNTGNDASLAAGLKANLACARALPRALRLRGLGGQVVLDLAPMPKKDRRSFESALRQAFRSDTVETALVGWTPLGHYELQRKRARLPLSEMIA
- a CDS encoding Maf family protein, with the translated sequence MFILGSGSPRRKELLAQIGVAPDEIRAPDIDEEPHPRELPRPYCARMAREKAAAVPSGPDDIVLCADTTVALGRRILGKPADATEAEAFLRALSGRRHRVITAVAVRCGEMIREKDVVSTVRMKTLSEPEIRSYISSNDWQGKAGGYGIQGPAGMLIPWISGSFTGIVGLPLAETANLLRAAGLKGLA
- the infA gene encoding translation initiation factor IF-1, whose protein sequence is MAKEDTLEFPGVVKELLPNATFRVELENGHEIIAHTAGKMRKNRIRVLAGDKVQVEMTPYDLTKGRINYRFK
- a CDS encoding carbon-nitrogen hydrolase family protein, giving the protein MKIAAAAYPLDFLTSRAQYEDKISAWVAEAVAQSAQLLVFPEYGAMELATLAGRDVAGDLEASLFAVSDRLADADALHAKLAAEHGVYILAASGPAATPTRPVNRARFFSPGGGIGVQDKQIMTRFERDPWNVTGGGPLQIFETALGKIGVLICYDCEFPLLGRALTDCDLILVPSCTEALTGYWRVRIGAMARALENQCVTVMSSLVGEAPWSDAVDTTTGAGGIFGPPDTGFPANGVLAVGEIGRPGWTYADVEPEKIAHVRADGVVLNRTHWTEQPGRDGPPQKVSLR